The following are from one region of the Agelaius phoeniceus isolate bAgePho1 chromosome 20, bAgePho1.hap1, whole genome shotgun sequence genome:
- the SMG8 gene encoding nonsense-mediated mRNA decay factor SMG8, protein MPLPGAGPPGAMGTAVGPMSLRELLLAAEAGGAAGGEDEVCVVGIFGKTALQLCSEKEALVSTVCDRQVFPLFPEEDPELADGAAGQEGDPATKDYNQLQAYYSQESRVLYLVLTSICDTPQLLRACGDLAAAENREAGPGHPSGGPAPLPHAEAHEFWKHQEKLHCLSLLYLFSVCHILLLVHPTCSFDITYDRVFRALDGLRQKVLPSLKAAIKDCPVGKEWKLNCRPCPPRLLFLFQLNGALKVDPLPNRGQDPCGHLEKPPPKKHSPKRRLQHALEDQIYRIFRKSRVLTNQSINCLFTVPANQAFVYIVAGGPQDGDDPVAMLLDQLRSNCTMRETDSLLAPTLSGPRRYQMMRHGRQQLSFHAESSSSSSSSSGQLVDCTLKEFLWQHVELVLSKKGFEDSVGRNPQPSHFELPTYQKWVAAALRLYEVTIEGKDDDPTCGELSSKIMSSIKVLEGYLDIDTKFSENRCQKALPMAHSAYQSNLPHNYTMTVHKNQLAQALRVYSQHARGPAFHKYAMQLNEDCYKFWSNGHQLCEERSLTDQHCVHKFHLLPKAGEKPEADRNPPILYHNSRARSTGACNCGRKQAPREDPFDIKAANYDFYQLLEEKCCGKLEHINFPIFQPSTPDPAPARDEASPAPPEGEMEKLKEKEPQTQGESTGLSLALSLGQSTGSLGTYPPDAQGAGDNAESHGQSGDSKGEKRPSLVDRQASTVEYLPGMLHSNCPKGLLPKFSSWSLVKLGPAKAYNFHTGLDQQGFIPGTNYLMPWDIVIRTRTEDEGDLDTNSWPAPNKAVPGKRSAVVMGRGRRRDDIARAFVGFEYEDARGRRFMCSGPDKVMKVMGGGPKESALKALNSDMPLYILSSTQGRGLKPHYAQFMRLFVVVPDAPLQITLTPQVQPGPPPCPIFYPEKQEITLPSDGLWVLRFPYAYVTERGPCFPPKESQQLMSYKVLRGILKAITQ, encoded by the exons atgccgctgcccggggccgggccgcccgGGGCCATGGGCACGGCCGTGGGGCCCATGAGCCTgcgggagctgctgctggcggccgaggcgggcggcgcggcgggcggcgAGGACGAGGTGTGCGTGGTGGGCATCTTCGGCAAAACCgcgctgcagctctgctccgaGAAGGAGGCCCTGGTGAGCACCGTGTGCGACCGGCAGGTGTTCCCGCTCTTCCCCGAGGAGGATCCCGAGCTGGCGGACGGCGCCGCGGGGCAGGAGGGGGACCCGGCCACCAAGGACTACAACCAGCTGCAGGCGTACTACAGCCAGGAGAGCCGCGTGCTGTACCTGGTGCTCACCTCCATCTGCGACACGCCGCAGCTGCTGCGCGCCTGCGGGGACCTGGCGGCGGCCGAGAACAGAGAGGCCGGGCCCGGCCACCCCTCCGgaggccctgccccgctgccccaCGCCGAGGCGCACGAGTTCTGGAAGCACCAGGAGAAGCTGCACTGCCTGAGCCTCCTCTACCTCTTCTCCGTGTGCcacatcctgctgctggtgcaTCCCACCTGCTCCTTCGACATCACCTACGACCGCGTGTTCAGGGCGCTGGACGGGCTGCGGCAGAAGGTGCTGCCCTCCCTGAAGGCTGCCATCAAGGACTGTCCTGTCGGCAAGGAGTGGAAGCTCAACTGCAGGCCATGCCCTCCacgcctcctcttcctcttccagcTCAACGGGGCTCTGAAGGTGGATCCGCTGCCAAACAGGGGTCAGGACCCCTGTGGTCACCTGGAAAAGCCTCCTCCCAAGAAGCATTCCCCCaagaggaggctgcagcacGCTCTGGAGGATCAGATCTACCGCATCTTCCGCAAGAGCCGGGTGCTGACCAACCAGAGCATCAACTGCCTGTTCACCGTGCCTGCCAACCAGGCTTTCGTGTACATCGTGGCTGGTGGGCCCCAGGATGGAGACGATCCCGTGGCCATGCTTCTCGACCAGCTCAGGAGCAACTGCACCATGAGAGAGACTGACTCGCTGCTGGCTCCCACCCTGTCGGGACCCAGGAGGTATCAGATGATGAGGCACGGCCGGCAGCAGCTCTCCTTCCATGCAGAGAgtagcagctccagctccagctcctctgggcagctcGTGGACTGCACCCTCAAGGAGTTCTTGTGGCAGCACGTGGAgctggtgctcagcaagaaGGGCTTTGAAGACAGTGTGGGGAGGAATCCACAGCCCTCTCACTTTGAGCTCCCAACCTACCAGAAGTGGGTGGCAGCTGCTCTAAGACTCTATGAAGTGACCATCGAAGGCAAAGACGATGACCCGACCTGTGGCGAGCTGAGCTCAAAAATCATGAGCAGCATCAAAGTTTTGGAGGGCTACTTAGACATAGACACCAAGTTCTCCGAAAACCGTTGCCAGAAGGCTCTGCCCATGGCCCACAGCGCCTACCAGTCCAACCTGCCCCACAATTACACCATGACAGTGCACAAGAACCAGCTGGCCCAGGCCCTGCGTGTGTACAGCCAGCACGCCCGGGGCCCGGCCTTCCACAAATACGCCATGCAGCTCAACGAGGACTGCTACAAGTTCTGGAGCAACGGGCACCAGCTCTGCGAGGAGCGGAGCTTGACGGACCAGCACTGCGTGCACAAGTTCCATCTGCTCCCCAAAGCAG GGGAAAAGCCAGAAGCAGACAGAAATCCTCCGATTCTGTACCACAACAGCCGGGCTCGTTCCACGGGTGCCTGTAACTGTGGAAGGAAACAAGCTCCTCGGGAGGACCCCTTTGATATCAAAGCAGCTAATTATGACTTTTACCAG cTGCTGGAAGAGAAGTGCTGTGGGAAACTGGAGCACATCAACTTCCCCATATTTCAGCCAAGCACACCTGACCCAGCACCTGCTCGGGACGAGGCATCGCCTGCCCCTCCGGAGGGCGAGATGGAGAAACTCAAAGAGAAGGAGCCTCAGACTCAGGGAGAGAGCACAGGCCTGAGCTTAGCCCTGAGCCTGGGCCAGTCCACGGGCAGCCTGGGCACTTACCCACCCGATGCCCAGGGTGCAGGGGACAATGCAGAGAGCCACGGGCAGAGCGGGGACTCCAAGGGCGAGAAGAGGCCGAGCCTGGTGGATCGCCAGGCGTCCACTGTCGAGTACCTCCCCGGGATGCTCCATTCCAACTGCCCCAAAGGCCTTCTGCCCAAATTCTCCAGCTGGTCACTGGTCAAGCTGGGGCCTGCTAAGGCTTACAACTTCCACACGGGCTTAGATCAACAGGGTTTTATCCCGGGAACAAACTATTTAATGCCTTGGGACATTGTCATCAGGACGAGAACTGAAGATGAAGGAGATTTAGACACCAATTCCTGGCCTGCTCCCAACAAGGCTGTTCCTGGGAAAAGGAGCGCCGTGGTGATGGGAAGAGGCCGGCGCAGGGACGACATCGCTCGGGCTTTTGTGGGCTTTGAGTACGAAGATGCACGTGGGAGGAGGTTCATGTGCTCGGGGCCTGACAAGGTGATGAAGGTGATGGGAGGGGGGCCGAAGGAATCTGCCCTGAAAGCCCTCAACTCCGACATGCCCCTGTACATCCTGTCCTCGACGCAGGGACGGGGCCTCAAGCCCCACTACGCCCAGTTCATGAGGCTCTTCGTGGTGGTTCCTGATGCTCCCCTGCAGATCACCTTAACGCCTCAG GTTCAGCCAGGACCACCACCCTGCCCTATATTTTACCCCGAGAAGCAGGAAATCACCCTTCCCTCTGATGGACTCTGGGTGCTGAGGTTTCCCTACGCCTACGTGACAGAACGGGGGCCCTGCTTCCCTCCCAAAGAAAGCCAACAGTTAATGAGCTACAAAGTTCTCCGAGGAATACTGAAAGCAATCACACAATAA
- the PRR11 gene encoding proline-rich protein 11 isoform X3, whose translation MARYKKCKRKRRARAKFRVEKKRNAATPQGSVCPSPRSPAHVPLNSSPIPKCSHWPLALPSVKSVVRPLTTAASFVYWWCQSRVAQSFQAVKDTIFPSQVYLRELNTFREKLEKLESEFSKLQGALQMNNAAALSSESSLCQRCPKPVLGAPVGTQRDPPPSASVPVSIPPPPPPLPPPPPPPPPPPPPLPPPKLPAAPLLLQRGTASKLAAPVKKDGPMHITLKDLLNVKLKKTNSNLRMDKEQSPVKPRRALITVTDLQSVSLRPKSKPSPHATKSLITSPKNQIDLRKHLKKVDIQRSPGGTPLNSKENTECGSGLTPIMTRALRRKFQMAHPKSPSPARLSAANSFDEK comes from the exons ATGGCAAGGTATAAGAAATGCAAACGAAAACGAAGAGCCCGAGCGAAATTTCGAgtggaaaagaagagaaatgctgcaactccccagggctcagtttGTCCCTCTCCACG GTCACCAGCTCATGTCCCTCTGAACTCAtcaccaatcccaaagtgctcCCACTGGCCTTTAGCCTTGCCCAGTGTAAAAAGTGTGGTCAGACCCTTGACAACAGCAGCATCATTTGTGTATTGGTGGTGCCAGAGCAGGGTTGCACAG AGCTTCCAGGCGGTTAAAGACACCATATTTCCATCACAAGTCTACTTAAGGGAACTAAATACATTCagggagaaactggagaagttGGAAAGCGAATTTTCCAAGCTACAAGGAGCCCTCCAG ATGAACAACGCGGCAGCTCTGTCCTCAGAAAGTTCCCTTTGCCAGAGGTGTCCCAAGCCAGTCCTGGGTGctcctgtggggacacagagggatcCTCCACCCTCAGCATCCGTGCCTGTGtccatcccccctcctcctcctcctcttcctcctcctcctcctcctcctcctcctcctccaccgcCGCTGCCTCCACCAAaactgcctgcagctcctctcctcctccaacGGGGCACAGCCTCTAAACTG GCAGCACCAGTGAAGAAGGATGGGCCCATGCACATCACCCTCAAAGACCTCCTGAATGTTAAACTGAAGAAGACAAACAGCAACCTGAGAATGGACAAG GAACAATCACCAGTGAAGCCACGCAGGGCATTAATTACAGTCACAGATCTACAGAGTGTTAGTCTGAGACCCAAATCCAAGCCATCACCTCATGCTACAAAATCTTTAAT tACCTCCCCTAAAAATCAGATTGATCTTCGGAAGCATCTGAAGAAAGTTGATATACAAAG AAGTCCTGGTGGCACTCCTctaaacagcaaagaaaacacGGAATGTGGCTCTGGGCTGACCCCAATCATGACACGGGCACTACGGCGCAAATTCCAG ATGGCTCACCCTAAGAGTCCCTCTCCTGCACGGCTGAGTGCTGCAAACAGCTTTGATGAAAAGTGA
- the PRR11 gene encoding proline-rich protein 11 isoform X2, translating to MRRVGGPAESGAAIGWRGAGSGLNRRRRRRAWSAARGTGRPRDTPTVMARYKKCKRKRRARAKFRVEKKRNAATPQGSVCPSPRSPAHVPLNSSPIPKCSHWPLALPSVKSVVRPLTTAASFVYWWCQSRVAQSFQAVKDTIFPSQVYLRELNTFREKLEKLESEFSKLQGALQMNNAAALSSESSLCQRCPKPVLGAPVGTQRDPPPSASVPVSIPPPPPPLPPPPPPPPPPPPPLPPPKLPAAPLLLQRGTASKLAAPVKKDGPMHITLKDLLNVKLKKTNSNLRMDKEQSPVKPRRALITVTDLQSVSLRPKSKPSPHATKSLITSPKNQIDLRKHLKKVDIQRSPGGTPLNSKENTECGSGLTPIMTRALRRKFQASPSVPLHKVPLQSQSSLLI from the exons ATGCGGCGCGTGGGGGGGCCGGCAGAGAGCGGCGCTGCCATTGGCTGGCGCGGCGCGGGGAGCGGTTTGAatcggcggcggcggcggcgggcgtgGAGCGCGGCCCGGGGGACGGGGCGGCCCCGGGACACCCCCACAG TAATGGCAAGGTATAAGAAATGCAAACGAAAACGAAGAGCCCGAGCGAAATTTCGAgtggaaaagaagagaaatgctgcaactccccagggctcagtttGTCCCTCTCCACG GTCACCAGCTCATGTCCCTCTGAACTCAtcaccaatcccaaagtgctcCCACTGGCCTTTAGCCTTGCCCAGTGTAAAAAGTGTGGTCAGACCCTTGACAACAGCAGCATCATTTGTGTATTGGTGGTGCCAGAGCAGGGTTGCACAG AGCTTCCAGGCGGTTAAAGACACCATATTTCCATCACAAGTCTACTTAAGGGAACTAAATACATTCagggagaaactggagaagttGGAAAGCGAATTTTCCAAGCTACAAGGAGCCCTCCAG ATGAACAACGCGGCAGCTCTGTCCTCAGAAAGTTCCCTTTGCCAGAGGTGTCCCAAGCCAGTCCTGGGTGctcctgtggggacacagagggatcCTCCACCCTCAGCATCCGTGCCTGTGtccatcccccctcctcctcctcctcttcctcctcctcctcctcctcctcctcctcctccaccgcCGCTGCCTCCACCAAaactgcctgcagctcctctcctcctccaacGGGGCACAGCCTCTAAACTG GCAGCACCAGTGAAGAAGGATGGGCCCATGCACATCACCCTCAAAGACCTCCTGAATGTTAAACTGAAGAAGACAAACAGCAACCTGAGAATGGACAAG GAACAATCACCAGTGAAGCCACGCAGGGCATTAATTACAGTCACAGATCTACAGAGTGTTAGTCTGAGACCCAAATCCAAGCCATCACCTCATGCTACAAAATCTTTAAT tACCTCCCCTAAAAATCAGATTGATCTTCGGAAGCATCTGAAGAAAGTTGATATACAAAG AAGTCCTGGTGGCACTCCTctaaacagcaaagaaaacacGGAATGTGGCTCTGGGCTGACCCCAATCATGACACGGGCACTACGGCGCAAATTCCAGGCaagtccctctgtccctcttcATAAAGTGCCTTTACAATCACAGAGTTCCCTACTGATTTAA
- the PRR11 gene encoding proline-rich protein 11 isoform X1, giving the protein MDHMKLRRYFLSLVHDHSTKAAVSNLCLYFRGAACAILFGGSSVPMYNLISLSPSVCNVSFSPVMARYKKCKRKRRARAKFRVEKKRNAATPQGSVCPSPRSPAHVPLNSSPIPKCSHWPLALPSVKSVVRPLTTAASFVYWWCQSRVAQSFQAVKDTIFPSQVYLRELNTFREKLEKLESEFSKLQGALQMNNAAALSSESSLCQRCPKPVLGAPVGTQRDPPPSASVPVSIPPPPPPLPPPPPPPPPPPPPLPPPKLPAAPLLLQRGTASKLAAPVKKDGPMHITLKDLLNVKLKKTNSNLRMDKEQSPVKPRRALITVTDLQSVSLRPKSKPSPHATKSLITSPKNQIDLRKHLKKVDIQRSPGGTPLNSKENTECGSGLTPIMTRALRRKFQASPSVPLHKVPLQSQSSLLI; this is encoded by the exons ATGGATCATATGAAATTAAGGAGGTATTTTCTATCGCTGGTCCATGATCATTCCACCAAGGCAGCTGTGAGTAACCTCTGTCTGTATTTCCGAGGTGCTGCCTGTGCTATTCTCTTTGGTGGCAGCTCTGTCCCAATGTATAATTTGATTTCTCTCTCTCCATCCGTTTGCAATGTGTCTTTTTCTCCAGTAATGGCAAGGTATAAGAAATGCAAACGAAAACGAAGAGCCCGAGCGAAATTTCGAgtggaaaagaagagaaatgctgcaactccccagggctcagtttGTCCCTCTCCACG GTCACCAGCTCATGTCCCTCTGAACTCAtcaccaatcccaaagtgctcCCACTGGCCTTTAGCCTTGCCCAGTGTAAAAAGTGTGGTCAGACCCTTGACAACAGCAGCATCATTTGTGTATTGGTGGTGCCAGAGCAGGGTTGCACAG AGCTTCCAGGCGGTTAAAGACACCATATTTCCATCACAAGTCTACTTAAGGGAACTAAATACATTCagggagaaactggagaagttGGAAAGCGAATTTTCCAAGCTACAAGGAGCCCTCCAG ATGAACAACGCGGCAGCTCTGTCCTCAGAAAGTTCCCTTTGCCAGAGGTGTCCCAAGCCAGTCCTGGGTGctcctgtggggacacagagggatcCTCCACCCTCAGCATCCGTGCCTGTGtccatcccccctcctcctcctcctcttcctcctcctcctcctcctcctcctcctcctccaccgcCGCTGCCTCCACCAAaactgcctgcagctcctctcctcctccaacGGGGCACAGCCTCTAAACTG GCAGCACCAGTGAAGAAGGATGGGCCCATGCACATCACCCTCAAAGACCTCCTGAATGTTAAACTGAAGAAGACAAACAGCAACCTGAGAATGGACAAG GAACAATCACCAGTGAAGCCACGCAGGGCATTAATTACAGTCACAGATCTACAGAGTGTTAGTCTGAGACCCAAATCCAAGCCATCACCTCATGCTACAAAATCTTTAAT tACCTCCCCTAAAAATCAGATTGATCTTCGGAAGCATCTGAAGAAAGTTGATATACAAAG AAGTCCTGGTGGCACTCCTctaaacagcaaagaaaacacGGAATGTGGCTCTGGGCTGACCCCAATCATGACACGGGCACTACGGCGCAAATTCCAGGCaagtccctctgtccctcttcATAAAGTGCCTTTACAATCACAGAGTTCCCTACTGATTTAA